The following are encoded in a window of Phaseolus vulgaris cultivar G19833 chromosome 3, P. vulgaris v2.0, whole genome shotgun sequence genomic DNA:
- the LOC137808280 gene encoding probable inactive receptor kinase At5g67200 — MHGASRRPTAAVLPLLLLIIRLASCGGPPVSSDAVWLLSFKREADEDSRLLYALNEPYDYCEWEGVKCAQGRVVRFVVQSMGLRGPFPPDTLTKLDQLRVLSLRNNSLFGPIPDLSPLTNLKSLFLDHNNFSGSFPPSLILLHRILTLSLSNNNLSGSIPLRLNVLDRLIALRLDSNNFSGTLPPLNQTALRLFNVSNNNLTGPIPVTPTLSKLNAASFSGNPGLCGEIVHRDCGSGSRFFGPATSSSTAPLSQSEQSQGILVVPASTKTKHHQKTGLVVVGIVVAVVLVSVFVVSVVSLVRRRQMAAGKAAVVEGDEVEEGVEEEREVKVRRMEEAHRSGKLVFCCGEMQQYTLEMLMRASAELLGRGSVGTTYKAVLDSRLIVTVKRLDGGKSGGNDGVVFERHMEAVGRLRHPNLVPLRAYFQAKGERLVIYDYQPNGSLFNLVHGSRSARAKPLHWTSCLKIAEDVAQGLAYIHQVSTLIHGNLKSSNVLLGTDFEACITDYCLSFFADSSFTVDPDSAAYRAPEARNSSRRVTAKSDVYAYGVLLLELLTAKHPSQQPFLAPADLQDWVRAMRDDDGSEDNRLEMLTEVASICSATSPEQRPAMWQVLKMIQGIKDSVSMEDTSFTGLS, encoded by the exons ATGCATGGTGCAAGCAGAAGGCCAACGGCGGCAGTCCTCCCTCTGCTGCTACTGATAATCAGGCTGGCCTCTTGCGGTGGCCCGCCGGTGTCCTCCGACGCGGTGTGGTTGCTGTCGTTTAAACGGGAAGCGGACGAGGACAGCAGGCTCCTCTACGCGCTGAACGAGCCCTACGACTACTGCGAGTGGGAGGGGGTGAAGTGCGCACAAGGGAGAGTAGTCCGGTTCGTGGTCCAGTCCATGGGCCTGCGCGGCCCATTCCCTCCGGACACCTTGACGAAACTAGACCAGCTCCGCGTGTTGAGCCTCCGCAACAACTCCCTCTTCGGGCCCATCCCCGATCTCTCTCCTCTTACTAACCTCAAGTCTCTCTTCCTCGACCACAACAACTTCTCCGGTTCCTTCCCTCCCTCTCTCATCCTCCTCCACCGCATCCTCACTCTCTCACTCTCCAACAACAATCTCTCCGGTTCGATCCCGCTTCGGCTCAATGTCCTCGACCGTCTCATTGCCCTCCGCCTCGATTCCAACAACTTCTCCGGCACCCTCCCTCCTCTCAACCAAACTGCGCTCAGACTCTTCAACGTTTCCAACAACAACCTCACTGGTCCTATTCCCGTCACTCCCACCCTCTCTAAACTCAACGCCGCTTCCTTTTCTGGAAACCCTGGCCTCTGCGGGGAGATTGTTCACAGAGACTGTGGCTCAGGCTCCCGCTTCTTCGGCCCCGCCACGTCCTCCTCCACGGCGCCGTTGAGCCAGAGCGAACAGTCTCAGGGTATTTTGGTTGTGCCTGCTTCCACCAAAACAAAGCATCATCAAAAGACCGGGCTGGTGGTTGTAGGTATTGTTGTGGCGGTTGTTCTTGTGAGTGTTTTTGTTGTGTCCGTGGTTTCGCTGGTGAGAAGGAGACAGATGGCGGCGGGGAAAGCGGCGGTTGTGGAGGGGGATGAGGTGGAGGAGGGTGTGGAGGAGGAGAGGGAGGTGAAGGTGAGGAGGATGGAGGAGGCGCACAGGAGTGGGAAGCTGGTTTTCTGCTGCGGGGAGATGCAGCAGTATACGCTGGAGATGCTGATGCGGGCTTCCGCGGAGTTGCTGGGGAGGGGGAGCGTGGGGACGACGTACAAGGCGGTGCTGGATTCGCGGTTGATTGTGACGGTGAAGAGGTTGGATGGGGGGAAGAGTGGGGGAAATGATGGGGTAGTGTTTGAGCGCCATATGGAGGCCGTGGGGAGGCTTCGCCACCCCAATTTGGTGCCTTTGAGGGCTTATTTTCAGGCCAAGGGAGAGAGGCTTGTCATATATGATTATCAGCCCAATGGCAGCCTCTTTAACCTCGTTCACG GGTCAAGATCAGCGAGGGCGAAGCCTTTGCATTGGACTTCATGCTTGAAAATAGCCGAAGATGTGGCACAAGGACTTGCTTATATACATCAAGTTTCAACTCTAATTCATGGCAACCTCAAATCTTCTAACGTCCTTCTTGGGACGGACTTTGAAGCCTGTATTACGGACTATTGTTTATCCTTCTTTGCAGATTCTTCGTTCACTGTAGATCCCGATTCTGCGGCTTATAGAGCACCCGAGGCTCGCAACTCTAGCCGCAGAGTCACTGCCAAATCTGATGTGTATGCTTATGGAGTTCTTCTACTAGAGCTTTTGACGGCAAAACACCCTTCCCAACAACCTTTTCTTGCACCAGCGGATTTGCAAGATTGGGTGAGAGCAATGAGGGATGATGATGGCAGTGAAGACAACCGGCTAGAGATGCTCACGGAGGTTGCCAGTATTTGCAGTGCAACCTCGCCGGAGCAGAGGCCAGCAATGTGGCAAGTTCTTAAGATGATACAGGGAATAAAGGACAGCGTTTCGATGGAGGATACTTCATTTACTGGGCTCTCCTAG
- the LOC137808281 gene encoding kinesin-like protein KIN-4A isoform X1 — protein MEAPENCSVKVALHIRPLIADERQQGCIECVSVTPGKPQVQIGSHSFTFDNVYGNGGSPSVDMFEECVAPLVEGLFQGYNATVLAYGQTGSGKTYTMGTGYNDNCRTGLIPQVMSALFNKVETLKHQTEFQLRVSFIEILKEEVRDLLDMVSLGKSDTSNSNGHSGKITVPGKPSIQIRETANGIITLAGITEIAVSTLREMSAYLEQGSLSRATGSTNMNNQSSRSHAIFTITLEQMHKLHSVSSNNDSSDEDMGEEYLTAKLHLVDLAGSERAKRTGSDGLRLKEGIHINRGLLSLGNVISALGDEKKRKEGVHVPYRDSKLTRLLQDSLGGNSKTVMIACISPADVNAEETLNTLKYANRARNIQNKPVVNRDLISNEMQQMRQQLKYLQAELCSRGAGAASTDEVRVLKERIAWLEATNEHLYRELHEYRSRCAFAERCEIDEPADGNIYLMKAEGLERRFQSLDSSDHPMVGSISGDDSRETDEVEKELEHALLQNTMDKEMNELNKRLEQKESEMKLIGVDTEALKQHFGKKIVELEEEKRKVQEERDRLWHEVENLSTNSDGLAHKTQDVRGQKLKALEAQILDLKKKQESQVQLLKQKEKSEEAAKRLQAEIQYIKAQKVQLQHKIKQEAEQFRQWKASREKELLQLKKEGRKNEYERHKLEALNHRQKMVLQRKTEEATIATKRLKELLEARKSSPRDNSVYSNGHVHPGLVNEKSLQKWLDQEVEVMVHVHEVRAEFDKQKQVQAAVEEELALLKQDQFSEGQTIPTGKSRYLRLLSMSPNAKVERIASLENMLSMSSVALKAMASQLTEAEERERSLNNRGRWNQLRSMGDAKNVLQYLFNATAEARCQLLEKNMELKDLKEQLNELVALLQQSEAQRKELAKEEKIREQAVAITLNTPALENSRSLKHLADEMSGPLSPMSLPAPKQLKFTPGVVNWSVTESTTSLDEARKMIPIGELSTKRLAAMGQAGKLWKWKRSHHQWLLQFKWKWQKPWKLSEWIKHSDETIMRSRPRAQALINVM, from the exons ATGGAAGCACCAGAGAATTGCTCCGTCAAAGTCGCTCTTCACATTCGTCCTCTCATTGCCGATGAACGACAGCAAGGTTGCATTGAATGTGTTTCCGTCACGCCCGGGAAGCCTCAG GTGCAGATTGGATCACATTCCTTTACATTTGATAATGTTTATGGAAATGGTGGATCTCCTTCAGTTGACATGTTTGAGGAATGCGTTGCTCCATTGGTTGAGGGTTTATTCCAAGGATACAATGCTACAGTACTTGCTTATGGTCAG ACAGGATCTGGGAAAACGTATACCATGGGGACTGGCTATAATGACAATTGTCGGACTGGGTTAATTCCTCAGGTTATGAGTGCCTTATTCAACAAAGTTGAAACACTAAAGCATCAAACAGAATTTCAGTTGCGAGTCTCCTTCATTGAG ATTTTAAAGGAAGAGGTCAGGGACCTGTTGGATATGGTATCTTTGGGAAAATCAGACACCTCTAACTCTAATGGCCATTCTGGAAAAATAACTGTTCCTGGGAAGCCATCAATACAAATTCGTGAAACAGCAAATGGAATAATAACACTGGCAGGAATAACTGAAATTGCTGTAAGTACGTTGCGTGAGATGTCTGCATACTTGGAGCAGGGTTCTTTAAGTAGGGCAACGGGAAGTACAAATATGAACAACCAGTCCAG TCGGTCACATGCCATTTTCACAATTACATTAGAACAAATGCACAAGCTCCATTCTGTTTCTTCCAACAATGACTCTTCAGATGAGGATATGGGTGAAGAATACCTTACAGCAAAGCTCCATTTGGTAGATCTAGCTGGATCTGAACGAGCTAAAAGAACAGGTTCTGATGGTCTTCGTTTGAAGGAAG GCATACACATCAATAGAGGTCTTCTTTCTCTTGGTAATGTCATAAGTGCACTGGGGGATGAGAAAAAGCGAAAGGAAGGTGTGCATGTTCCTTATCGTGATAGCAAACTCACTCGACTCTTGCAG GATTCACTTGGTGGAAACAGCAAAACTGTCATGATAG CTTGCATAAGTCCTGCTGATGTCAATGCCGAGGAAACTCTCAACACTCTCAAGTATGCAAACCGTGCTCGCAATATTCAAAATAAGCCTGTT GTTAACCGAGATCTAATATCCAATGAGATGCAGCAAATGCGCCAGCAGTTGAAGTACTTGCAGGCTGAACTCTGTTCTCGGGGAGCAGGAGCAGCTTCTACTGATGAAGTGCGG GTTCTTAAGGAAAGGATTGCTTGGCTTGAGGCAACTAATGAACATCTTTACAGAGAACTTCATGAATATCGCAGTAGATGTGCTTTTGCAGAGAGATGTGAAATCGATGAACCTGCA GATGGAAACATTTATCTCATGAAAGCTGAAGGGCTTGAGAGGCGCTTTCAGAGCTTAGATTCGTCTGACCATCCCATGGTTGGAAGTATATCTG GTGATGATTCAAGGGAAACTGATGAAGTAGAAAAAGAGTTGGAGCATGCGCTATTACAAAATACCATGGATAAAGAGATGAATGAGTTGAATAAGCGGTTGGAGCAGAAAGAg TCTGAGATGAAGCTCATTGGAGTTGATACTGAGGCACTCAAACAACACTTCGGGAAGAAAATTGTGGAACTTGAGGAGGAGAAAAGAAAAGTGCAG GAAGAGAGGGACAGATTATGGCATGAGGTAGAGAATCTTTCTACTAATTCAGATGGGCTAGCACACAAAACCCAAGATGTTCGTGGCCAAAAGTTGAAAGCATTGGAAGCACAG ATTTTAGACCTCAAGAAGAAACAAGAAAGCCAGGTGCAACTATTAAAACAAAAAGAGAAGAGTGAAGAAGCTGCAAAACGATTGCAGGCTGAGATACAGTATATCAAGGCTCAGAAG GTTCAGTTGCAgcataaaataaaacaagagGCTGAACAATTTCGACAATGGAAGGCTTCTCGTGAGAAGGAGCTGCTCCAG TTGAAAAAGGAGGGAAGAAAGAATGAATACGAAAGACATAAACTTGAGGCTCTAAACCATCGTCAAAAAATG GTTCTTCAAAGGAAGACAGAGGAAGCAACAATAGCTACAAAAAGGCTAAAAGAATTGTTGGAAGCCCGTAAATCTTCTCCTCGTGACAACTCTG TTTATTCAAATGGACATGTACATCCCGGGCTG GTCAATGAAAAATCTCTCCAAAAGTGGCTTGATCAGGAGGTGGAGGTCATGGTTCATGTGCATGAAGTTCGTGCGGAATTTGACAAACAAAAACAAGT CCAAGCTGCAGTGGAAGAAGAATTGGCTTTACTAAAGCAGGATCAGTTTTCAGAGGGGCAGACTATTCCCACAGGAAAGAGCAGATATTTGAG GCTGTTATCTATGTCGCCAAATGCAAAAGTTGAGAGAATAGCTTCTCTTGAGAACATGCTGTCCATGTCTTCAGTTGCTTTGAAAGCCATGGCTTCACAACTTACTGAGGCTGAAGAAAGGGAACGCTCGTTAAACAACCGTGGTCGTTGGAACCAGCTACGCTCAATGGGAGATGCAAAGAATGTGCTTCAGTATTTGTTCAATGCTACTGCAGAAGCAAG GTGTCAATTGTTGGAAAAGAATATGGAACTTAAGGATTTGAAAGAGCAACTAAATGAGCTTGTAGCACTATTACAACAAAGTGAAGCACAAAGAAAAGAACTTGCAAAGGAGGAAAAAATAAGGGAACAAGCTGTTGCCATCACATTGAATACACCGGCATTG GAAAATTCACGGTCCTTGAAACACCTTGCTGATGAAATGAGTGGTCCGTTGTCTCCAATGTCACTTCCTGCACCAAAGCAACTCAAATTCACTCCTGGCGTTGTTAATTGGTCTGTCACGGAGTCGACTACATCTTTAGACGAAGCACGAAAG ATGATACCCATTGGAGAGTTGTCAACAAAGAGGCTAGCTGCCATGGGACAAGCCGGAAAACTTTGGAAGTGGAAGAGAAGTCATCATCAATGGCTGCTACAGTTTAAGTGGAAGTGGCAGAAGCCCTGGAAACTCTCAGAATGGATCAAACACAGTGATGAAACAATTATGAGATCAAGGCCACGAGCACAAGCTTTAATTAATGTGATGTGA
- the LOC137808281 gene encoding kinesin-like protein KIN-4A isoform X2, which yields MEAPENCSVKVALHIRPLIADERQQGCIECVSVTPGKPQVQIGSHSFTFDNVYGNGGSPSVDMFEECVAPLVEGLFQGYNATVLAYGQTGSGKTYTMGTGYNDNCRTGLIPQVMSALFNKVETLKHQTEFQLRVSFIEILKEEVRDLLDMVSLGKSDTSNSNGHSGKITVPGKPSIQIRETANGIITLAGITEIAVSTLREMSAYLEQGSLSRATGSTNMNNQSSRSHAIFTITLEQMHKLHSVSSNNDSSDEDMGEEYLTAKLHLVDLAGSERAKRTGSDGLRLKEGIHINRGLLSLGNVISALGDEKKRKEGVHVPYRDSKLTRLLQDSLGGNSKTVMIACISPADVNAEETLNTLKYANRARNIQNKPVVNRDLISNEMQQMRQQLKYLQAELCSRGAGAASTDEVRVLKERIAWLEATNEHLYRELHEYRSRCAFAERCEIDEPADGNIYLMKAEGLERRFQSLDSSDHPMVGSISGDDSRETDEVEKELEHALLQNTMDKEMNELNKRLEQKESEMKLIGVDTEALKQHFGKKIVELEEEKRKVQEERDRLWHEVENLSTNSDGLAHKTQDVRGQKLKALEAQILDLKKKQESQVQLLKQKEKSEEAAKRLQAEIQYIKAQKVQLQHKIKQEAEQFRQWKASREKELLQLKKEGRKNEYERHKLEALNHRQKMVLQRKTEEATIATKRLKELLEARKSSPRDNSVYSNGHVHPGLVNEKSLQKWLDQEVEVMVHVHEVRAEFDKQKQVQAAVEEELALLKQDQFSEGQTIPTGKSRYLRLLSMSPNAKVERIASLENMLSMSSVALKAMASQLTEAEERERSLNNRGRWNQLRSMGDAKNVLQYLFNATAEAS from the exons ATGGAAGCACCAGAGAATTGCTCCGTCAAAGTCGCTCTTCACATTCGTCCTCTCATTGCCGATGAACGACAGCAAGGTTGCATTGAATGTGTTTCCGTCACGCCCGGGAAGCCTCAG GTGCAGATTGGATCACATTCCTTTACATTTGATAATGTTTATGGAAATGGTGGATCTCCTTCAGTTGACATGTTTGAGGAATGCGTTGCTCCATTGGTTGAGGGTTTATTCCAAGGATACAATGCTACAGTACTTGCTTATGGTCAG ACAGGATCTGGGAAAACGTATACCATGGGGACTGGCTATAATGACAATTGTCGGACTGGGTTAATTCCTCAGGTTATGAGTGCCTTATTCAACAAAGTTGAAACACTAAAGCATCAAACAGAATTTCAGTTGCGAGTCTCCTTCATTGAG ATTTTAAAGGAAGAGGTCAGGGACCTGTTGGATATGGTATCTTTGGGAAAATCAGACACCTCTAACTCTAATGGCCATTCTGGAAAAATAACTGTTCCTGGGAAGCCATCAATACAAATTCGTGAAACAGCAAATGGAATAATAACACTGGCAGGAATAACTGAAATTGCTGTAAGTACGTTGCGTGAGATGTCTGCATACTTGGAGCAGGGTTCTTTAAGTAGGGCAACGGGAAGTACAAATATGAACAACCAGTCCAG TCGGTCACATGCCATTTTCACAATTACATTAGAACAAATGCACAAGCTCCATTCTGTTTCTTCCAACAATGACTCTTCAGATGAGGATATGGGTGAAGAATACCTTACAGCAAAGCTCCATTTGGTAGATCTAGCTGGATCTGAACGAGCTAAAAGAACAGGTTCTGATGGTCTTCGTTTGAAGGAAG GCATACACATCAATAGAGGTCTTCTTTCTCTTGGTAATGTCATAAGTGCACTGGGGGATGAGAAAAAGCGAAAGGAAGGTGTGCATGTTCCTTATCGTGATAGCAAACTCACTCGACTCTTGCAG GATTCACTTGGTGGAAACAGCAAAACTGTCATGATAG CTTGCATAAGTCCTGCTGATGTCAATGCCGAGGAAACTCTCAACACTCTCAAGTATGCAAACCGTGCTCGCAATATTCAAAATAAGCCTGTT GTTAACCGAGATCTAATATCCAATGAGATGCAGCAAATGCGCCAGCAGTTGAAGTACTTGCAGGCTGAACTCTGTTCTCGGGGAGCAGGAGCAGCTTCTACTGATGAAGTGCGG GTTCTTAAGGAAAGGATTGCTTGGCTTGAGGCAACTAATGAACATCTTTACAGAGAACTTCATGAATATCGCAGTAGATGTGCTTTTGCAGAGAGATGTGAAATCGATGAACCTGCA GATGGAAACATTTATCTCATGAAAGCTGAAGGGCTTGAGAGGCGCTTTCAGAGCTTAGATTCGTCTGACCATCCCATGGTTGGAAGTATATCTG GTGATGATTCAAGGGAAACTGATGAAGTAGAAAAAGAGTTGGAGCATGCGCTATTACAAAATACCATGGATAAAGAGATGAATGAGTTGAATAAGCGGTTGGAGCAGAAAGAg TCTGAGATGAAGCTCATTGGAGTTGATACTGAGGCACTCAAACAACACTTCGGGAAGAAAATTGTGGAACTTGAGGAGGAGAAAAGAAAAGTGCAG GAAGAGAGGGACAGATTATGGCATGAGGTAGAGAATCTTTCTACTAATTCAGATGGGCTAGCACACAAAACCCAAGATGTTCGTGGCCAAAAGTTGAAAGCATTGGAAGCACAG ATTTTAGACCTCAAGAAGAAACAAGAAAGCCAGGTGCAACTATTAAAACAAAAAGAGAAGAGTGAAGAAGCTGCAAAACGATTGCAGGCTGAGATACAGTATATCAAGGCTCAGAAG GTTCAGTTGCAgcataaaataaaacaagagGCTGAACAATTTCGACAATGGAAGGCTTCTCGTGAGAAGGAGCTGCTCCAG TTGAAAAAGGAGGGAAGAAAGAATGAATACGAAAGACATAAACTTGAGGCTCTAAACCATCGTCAAAAAATG GTTCTTCAAAGGAAGACAGAGGAAGCAACAATAGCTACAAAAAGGCTAAAAGAATTGTTGGAAGCCCGTAAATCTTCTCCTCGTGACAACTCTG TTTATTCAAATGGACATGTACATCCCGGGCTG GTCAATGAAAAATCTCTCCAAAAGTGGCTTGATCAGGAGGTGGAGGTCATGGTTCATGTGCATGAAGTTCGTGCGGAATTTGACAAACAAAAACAAGT CCAAGCTGCAGTGGAAGAAGAATTGGCTTTACTAAAGCAGGATCAGTTTTCAGAGGGGCAGACTATTCCCACAGGAAAGAGCAGATATTTGAG GCTGTTATCTATGTCGCCAAATGCAAAAGTTGAGAGAATAGCTTCTCTTGAGAACATGCTGTCCATGTCTTCAGTTGCTTTGAAAGCCATGGCTTCACAACTTACTGAGGCTGAAGAAAGGGAACGCTCGTTAAACAACCGTGGTCGTTGGAACCAGCTACGCTCAATGGGAGATGCAAAGAATGTGCTTCAGTATTTGTTCAATGCTACTGCAGAAGCAAG CTAG